The proteins below are encoded in one region of Xenopus laevis strain J_2021 chromosome 8L, Xenopus_laevis_v10.1, whole genome shotgun sequence:
- the dusp23.L gene encoding dual specificity phosphatase 23 L homeolog isoform X1 → MPPVPPHNFSWVEPGLLAGMAMPRLPAHYEYLYENGIRHLITLTEHKPPYHDTCPGITLHRIRIQDFCAPSLEQIKNFLKIVDDAKSKGEAVGVHCLHGFGRTGTMLACYLVKVRKITGVDAINEIRCLRRGSIETNEQEKAIIQFHHHIK, encoded by the exons ATGCCTCCAGTTCCACCTCATAATTTCTCCTGGGTGGAGCCCGGTCTATTGGCTGGCATGGCGATGCCAAGACTCCCCGCCCACTATGAGTACCTGTATGAAAATGGCATCCGACACCTGATAACGCTGACAGAGCACAAGCCACCCTATCACGACACGTGCCCTGGTATCACTTTACACCGAATCCGCATCCAGGATTTTTGTGCTCCCAGCCTAGAACAGATCAAGAATTTCCTCAAGATTGTGGATGATGCCAAATCTAAGGGAGAG GCAGTAGGGGTGCACTGCTTACATGGCTTTGGGAGGACAGGTACCATGTTGGCTTGCTACTTGGTGAAGGTCAGGAAGATCACCGGTGTCGATGCCATCAACGAGATTCGGTGTCTCCGTCGGGGCTCCATAGAAACGAATGAGCAGGAAAAGGCCATCATACAGTTCCACCACCACATCAAGTGA